The following is a genomic window from Armatimonadota bacterium.
GTGTACAGGTTGTACGGTAACCCCGGCGCCACGGGACGCTCGTAGCAGTGCGTCACATCCGAATCCGCCGCGAACAGATCGCCGACCTGTTCCACGCGCTCCGGCGGCACTTGCCACACAACCATCGCGTTGGATTCGTAGCCGAGCTTGCGGTGGCTCACCAACGCCCCGTAGCGGCGGATCACGCCCGATCGCATCCACTCCCGCAGCGCTGGCAGCAGTTCCTCCTCCTCGATGCCGTGCTTTCGCGCCACCTCCGCGAAGGGTCGCTGGGTCACCGGCAGATCCGCCTGCGCCGCCTTCAGCAGCCGCTCTTCGAATGCTCTATCGCTGTCTGCCATCGAACACCGCCGATATCTTGAAGCGCCTGATCATCGGCAGCTCCACCAATTCCTGAACGCCGGGCTGTCCTCGCGCGTCTTCCAGCACTTCCTCGATCCGCGCCCGCGAATCGGCGATCACGGTGAACCACAGGTTGTAGCGGTGAGTGCGCTCGTAGTTGTGCGTCACCTCGGCGTACTGGTTGAGCGCCTCCGCGACGGCATCAATCCTCTCCGTTTCGACGCATGCCGCCGCGAGCGTGCTCACCGCGCCGGCGCGCTCGACATCGAACGTCGCGCGAATGGCACGGATGTAGCCCTCCGCCTTGAGCCGGCGCACGCGCTCGATGGTCTCGTCTTCGGAGATGTTGAGCGCATCCCCCAGCATGCGGAACGGCCGGGGATGCAGGGGAAACCCCGCCTGCAAGCGCAGCAGCAGGGCCTCGTCCGTGAAATCAAGCGCCATGTGGTGACCTGTTCGCCGGTGGCGGCTAGCCGCGAGCGCCGCTCAGCCAACGCGCCGCCTCCAGCGCGTGGTAGGTGATAATGATATCCGCGCCGGCGCGTCGTATCGCAGTCAGTATCTCCATCGTCACCGCGCGGCCGTCAATCCACTTGCGCGCCGCTGCCGCGCGCACCATCGAATACTCGCCGCTTACGTTGTACGCCGCCACCGGCACGTCGAACTCGTCGCCCACCAGTCCGATGACGTCGAGGTACGCGAGCGCCGGCTTGACCATCACGATATCCGCGCCCTCTTCGATGTCCAGCTCCACCTCGCGCAGTGCCTGTCGCGAGTTCGGGGGATCCATCTGGTACCCGCGCCGATCCCCGAACTGCGGCGCCGATTCCGCTGCCTCGCGAAACGGCCCGTAGAACGCCGAGGCGTATTTCGCGGAGTACGCCATGATCGCCGTGTCGCTCAACCTCGCGTCGTCGAGCGCCTCGCGGATCGCGCCGACTCGCCCATCCATCATGTCCGACGGTGCCACGATGTCCGCCCCCGCCCGCGCGTGACTCAGGGCCGTCCTGGCGAGCAACTCGAGAGTCGGGTCGTTGAGCACGCCGCCCTCGTCATCCACGACCCCGCAGTGGCCGTGCGACGTGTACTCGCAGAGGCAGACGTCGGTCACGACCAGGAGATCGGATGTCGCGTCCCTAATCGCGCGCACCGCCTGCTGGACGATGCCGTCATCAGCGTACGCCTCGGATCCGACCTCGTCCTTCGCTGCCGGGACGCCGAAGAGGAGAATGCCGCCTATGCCCAGTTTCGCGATGCGCCGCGCCTCATCGCCGAGCAGGTCAATCGACCAACGATACTGCCCCGGCATCGCCGCGATGCGCTCCTTGACCCCGGTCCCGTGAGCGACGAACATGGGATAGATGAAATGCTGAGGCGCCAACGTTGTCTCGGCGACCAGCCGACGCATCGCCGGCGACCGCCGCAGCCTTCTCAGGCGCTCGGTAGGATAGCCCATGACCACACCTTCACCGCGTCATTGCCTACACCAAAGCCTTCGTCCCCGCGCGCCGACAGTCCTGCGCAGGCCGGGACCATTGCGTGCATGCCGGATTGCGGGGACGCGTCACACGCCACGGAACGAGCGCGCGCACATCCGATGAGTAGCGAAGCTCTCCAGCATCGCCGGCCGGCCGCGCAGCATCATCTCGGAGACCGTCCGATGTCACGCCGCCGTCGGATCAGCGCGGTCATGCATCCTCGTGCGCGCGGTGCTTGACAATCGCCTCGACCAAGCCCCGCACCGTGTGCTCCTCGGCGACGACATCAACCCGAAGCCCGAGGCCCTTCGCCGCCTCGGCGGTGGGCGGACCGATGCAGGCGACGGCCGCGTTACCTACCGCCTCTCGCCCCCCGAGTTGCACGAACCCGCGCGCGGCCGACCCGCTGGTCAGCGTCACGATATCGAGCCGCGGCCCGACGATCTCAGCGAGAGGAGTCTGCGGCTCCGGCGTGACGATCTCGTAGACCCCCCACGCCGTCACCTCCGCGCCGCGCTCAGCCAAGCCCTCACCCAGTCGAGGATTCACCACGGCGCGACCGGGCAATAGCACCGCCTTGCCGTCCAGCGGCCCGGGCAATTCCGACGCCAGCGCTGCGACGGTATAGCGCGACGGCATGAAGTCAACCCTGAGACTCGCCGCGTCGAGTGCCGCCGCTGTTCCCGGGCCGACCGCCCCGATCCTCCCCGCGGGCATAGCGCGCCAGTCCCGCCCCGCCGCTCGCAGGTACGCCGCGACGCTGCTTACGCCGTTCGACGAGACGAAAAGGATCCACTCATAGCTCCGATCGAGGGCGTGCAGTCCCTCCTCCGTCGGCGCGAGGTGACTGATCTTCATGCACGGGAACTCCACGGGTTCGGCACCGGCGTCGCGCAGCGCACGCGACAGCGCCTCCGCCTGATGGCCGGGACGCGTGACCAGCACGCGCAGACCCCACAATGGCTTGCGCTCGACCCAGGCCAGCTCCTCGCGCAAGCCAACGACGCGCCCGACCACCATGATCGCCGGGGGCTCAATCCCGGCCGCGGCGACCTCCTGAGCGATCCGCTTCAACGGGCTTACGATCGTGCGCTGCTCCGCAGTGGTGCCCTGCTGGATCACGGCCGACGGCGTATCCGGGCTGCGCCCTGCAGCGAGCAGTTCCGCTACCGTCTCCGGCAGACTCCCAACCCCCATCAGCGTGACGATCGTATCCGCTCCGCCGAGTTCCGACCAGCGCGGCCCGCTGCCGGGCCCGTCCTCCGCCGGGTGGCCGGACACCATGGCGACCACCGATGCCAACCGCCGGTCGGTGACGGGAATGCCCGCGTACGCGGGAACCGCGATCGCGGAAGTCACGCCCGGTACGACTTCAAACGATATGCCGTTGGCGACCAGATACGACGCTTCTTCCCCGCCTCGCCCGAACAGAAACGGGTCGCCGCCTTTAAGCCGGCACACCACGTGACCCGCGCGGGCTTCCTCGACCAAAACGTCGTTGATCTCGGCTTGCTTGATCCCGCCCGGCCCCTTGCCGACGTAGATCAGCTTCGCACCCGCGCGACACTGTGCGAGCAACGCCGGATTCGCGAGACGGTCATAGACCACCACGTCCGCCGTCCGCAGAATCTCCATGCCGCGCACGGTAATCAGCCCGGGATCCCCGGGCCCGGCGCCGACGAGGTACACCTTGCCTTCGCTCATCTCGCCGCCTCGATCAGAGCGCCCGCTCCGCGCTCCTGCAAATCCCGGGCCAGCGCTTGGCCCACCGCCAATGCATCGTCCGCCGCTCCATCCCTGGCGCCGCGCACAACGTCCTTCCCGTCAGGGCTGACGACGACACCCTCAATTCGCAGGCCATTTGCGCTCATCGTACCAAGCGCGCCCACAGGCGCGCGGCATCCTCCCCCCAGCGCCTTGAGGAATGCTCGCTCCGCCGTCACGCACGCTCGGGTCTCGGCATCCTCCAGCGGTTGCAGAAGCTCCGCCATTCGTTCGTCGTCACCTCGCACTTCCACCGCGACCGCTCCCTGACCCGGCGCAGGGAGACAGATCCCCGGCGGTATGACATACGGCCGCGTGTCGGCGGCGAGGCCCAAGCGCTCCAGCCCCGCCTGTGCCAGGACGATCGCGTCGAACTCCCCCGCGTCGAGCTTGCGCAGGCGCGTGTCAACATTGCCCCGGACGGGACGCACATCCAAGTCGCGTCGGTAAGCGAGAAGCTGCGCGGACCGGCGGGGGCTCGACGTGCCGATGCCCGCCTCATGGGGCAGGTTGTGAATCGCCGTGCCGCGATCGCGGGAGACAAGGGCGTCAAGCGCCGAAGCGCGCCGGAGCACCGCGCCGAGCGCCAGCCCGGCGGGGAGATCGGTCGGCATGTCCTTCAGGCTGTGAGCCGCCAGGTCAATCCGGCGCCTCAGCAGTTCCGTCTCCAATTCCTTAACGAAGATCCCCGTGGCGCTGCCTGTGGGGGCGGAAGATGAGCGATCCCCGGTGGTGGTGATGATGACGATCTCGACCTGGGCGCCCTCGCGCGTAAGGACATCCGCGACCGACTCCGCCTGCGCGAGCGCCAGCTTGCTCCCTCTCGTCCCGAGGCGTATCATCAGCGGCGGCGTTCCGCCTTCCCTGAGCCGGGATCGAGGTCGAACACCCGCGCCAGCGCGTCCGCCGCGTGGCCGTTGCCGCGCATCAGCTCTTCCTTCAGCCTCACCGTAGGGTTGTGCAGCAAGCGCTTGACGACACCGCGCGTCACCTGTTCCACCAGCTTGCGATCCGCGGGCGACAAGCTCTCGATCTTCGCCGCGAACTTCGAGAGCTGCTCCTCTCGCGCGTCCTCGAAATGCTCGCGCAGAGCCGCGACGAGGGGCGTCGCCTGGCGCGCCGCCAGCCACTGCCAGAACTCCTCCGCGGCCTCGCCGGCGATGCGCTTGGCGGCTGCGACCTCGCCCGCCCTCGATTCCGCTGCCTCCTCCACCCCGCCGCCCAGGTCATCAATGTTGTAGAGATGCACGCCCGGCGTCGCCGCCACCTGCGGGTCAATGTCCCGAGGGACGGCGATGTCAATCAGGAACAACCCGCGGCCTTCGCGGCGGCGCATCGCCTCCGTGACCTGCTCCGGCAACAGGACGAAGTGCGGCGCCGACGTGGAGCTAATCACGATGTCGGCTTGCACCAGCGCCTCGGCGAGTTGGTCGTAACGCATCGCCTGGCCGCCCAGCTCACGCGCGAGTTCCTGCGCCCTGCTGTGAGTGCGATTCGCCACCAGGATCGGCGCCGCGCCCTGCGCGCGCAGGTGCCGCGCCGTGCCCTCCGCTATCTTCCCCGCGCCGAGGATGAGAATGGCGCGGCCGTCGAGGCAACCGAACACCCTCTTCGCCTTATCCACCGCGCAGCGGCCGACGGAAAACGCCCCGCGGCCGATGCCGGTCTCGGTGCGGGCGCGCTTGCCGCAATTCACTGCCGCGGAGAACATCTTCTCCAGCTCACGCCCCAGCGCGCCGCACTCCTTCGCCGCCTTCATCGCCGCTTTGACCTGGCCCAGGATCTCCGACTCCCCGACGACCTGCGAGTCCACACCGCCCGCGACGCAGCACAAATGGATCGCTGCGTCGCGCCCGGCCATCTCATAGATGTGCGGCCACACGACATCCGGGCTCAGCCCCGAGCGCGCTATCATCCACGCTCGCACACACGCGCCCGCATCCCCCGCGCCGACGGTGTACACCTCTGTCCGGTTGCACGTGCAGAGCAACGCCGCCTGCTCCACTCCGGGCAGCGAGCGGATGTCGTCCAAGGCCGCGGCGAATCGCTCGCCGGAAAACGCCACCCGCTCCCGCACCTCGACCGGCGCGCTGTGATGGTTCAGGCCTGTGCACAGGATATGCAACGTCGCGCCTCTCGCTCCGCTTCGTCCCGCCGGCCCTCGCGCAGCAGTTCCAGGACCCGGGAATCGAGAATCGCCGCCCAGATCCGCCTGCGTGTCTCCTCGTTGCCCGCGGTCATCACCTCCGGCCTTAGGCGCCCGAGCAGGTCGGCGAGTTCGCCGTACTCCGGGCCGACCTGCTCCTCGATGAATTCCCGTAGGCGCCGCGACAGCGCCGGGCTCGCGCCCTGGCTCGACACCGCGATCAGCACCGGCCCGCGCCGTGCCACCGCCGGGACGATGAAATCGCAGCGCTCAGGGTCATCCACGACATTGATCAGAATGCCCGCGCGTTTCGCTTCGTCAGCAGCCGCCGCATTGATGTCGGCCGGAGCGGCCGCGATGGCCATTCGGGCGCCCGCGAGATCCCCCGGCGTGTACGGCTTTGACGACAACTCGATTGTCCCCTGTCGCGCCAGGTCGCCAATCGCCTGCGTCACCTGCGGCGCGATGACCACGACGCGCGCGCCGCAGTCGAGGAGCGCCGTCACCTTACGCTCGGCGACAACGCCGCCGCCGATGACCACGCACCGCTTGCCTTCGAGGTCGAGAAGGACAGGATAGTAGTGACGACCCGATGAGCTGCTGTCGTTCGTTCTAGGCATTCCGCCATCCAGGATAGCACCAGCCTGTCGGGCTGTAAAGCGCCGCGACAGACGGCAGCGGGGATAGGTCCCCTGGTGCCGTGAGCGCGACACTGGGCCCCAGGCCTGCAACTGCAGCCGTCGCGTGGATCCTGCGTCCGCCCTCCATGTCGCCCCGCCGCTCAGTGCGTCCGCCCGCAATTACCACCATATGTACCTTCACATGACCGCTGTGTAGCACAAAAGGGACAAGTGCGACAAGGTATCCCCCGGAAACAATTGAATCCCCGCGCTGGCAGCGACCCGTCGTCGTGCGTCCGTGCGGACTCAGCGTTCGTCCCACAGCCGCTGGTCCGCCGAGCGGCGTCACGGCGCCGGAGGAATGTCAGGCTTCAGGCATCTACGAGGACGCTTTCCCGGGTGCCGCAGCAAACGGAGGTGCATCATGCAGATCCGGTCATGGCCAGCGACTATCTTGCCCGTAATCGCGATCATTTCCGCAGTGTACTTCGTGGTTTCGTGGGTCGCGAAGCCGGTGGTTGATGATCCACTGGTGCGAATGCCGGGCACACAACCGGCGCAAGGTGTGAACCTCGAGGCTCCGAACAGGTGCCTCAACTGCCACGGCGGATTCAACCCGGCCGTCGAGCCCGGGTTTAACTGGCAGGGCTCAATGATGGCCCAGGCGGCGCGAGATTTCCTCTTTTGGTCATGCCTGACGGTCGCCGCTCAAGACTCCGTCTGGGCCCTTGGCAATCCCAACGCAGTGGATATCTGCGAGCGGTGTCACTTCCCCGAGGGTTGGCTCGGTGGGCGCTCGGACCCGCCCAATGCGTCAGCCATGGCGGGCAGCGATTTCGACGGGGTGCACTGTGATTTCTGCCACACAATGTACGACCCGTTCTTCAAGACGACCTACCTCGGCACTCGAGAGGGCAGCGACTGGAGCGGCTACTGGGACGAGCACCTCAACAGCGGGCCGGGCAGCGGAACGCTGTCCCAACTCGAGGCGGATGCGACCTATGCTGAGGACGGTACGCTGGCTGCCGGCATCAGGATGTTTTCGGGAGGCCCGTTCTATATCGGCAACCTGCCCAAGTACCCGACCTATATGGAAAGCGGGTCCGGGCAGTACTTCGTGAGCACCAGTTCGCAGAAGCGAGCCAGTTTCGCCGATGCCGCCGCGCGCCACCAGATGTTGTACAGCCGGTACCACAAATCCAAGTATTTCTGCTCGACCTGCCACGACGTGTCGAACCCGGCGCTCGCCAATCTCGGGAAGTCGGGCTTGCCCGATCAGTCAGGCGGGGTGGATCTCATTACCGAGCAGTACTCCGCCGCGAGTTACTTCCACGTCGAAAGAACGTTCTCCGAATTCAGACTTTCGGACTACGGGCAGGCCGGCGGCGCGCCCGGGATTGGGCCCTTCTCGCCCGCGACGTTCGAGACGTCTTATGCGACTAACAATATCGCGAAATGCCAGGACTGCCACATGCGGGATGTTGTGGGCAAGGCGTGTAACAAGCAGGGCGTACCCATCCGCCCGAACGACAGCGCCGAGCATCCGATGAGCGGTCAGCCGCTGCACGACTTGACCGGCGGCAACGCATGGGTGTCCTTTGTGCTGGCCAGCGCGGTCCCCGGCTCGCCCAATCATGATCCGGTGAATGACCAGTTGCTCAATCAGGGCCCAGCGCTCCTCACCTTGGACATGACCCAGGGATTGGGCATCGATCCCGTGTCTCTGCTGGCCGGTGTCGACCGGTCCAAACAGCAGTTGCTTCTGGCCGCCGCGATCAACAACGTGAGCTACGACTCTGCGAGCGGGGCACTCTCCTTCCGGGTGCAAAACCAAACAGGCCACAAGCTGATTTCCGGCTTTCCTGAAGGGCGGCGCATGTTCGTCAACATCAGGGCCTATTCGGGTGGCAGTGTGATCTACGAAGTGAATCCATATGACGCGGCTGCAGGCACCCTCAAGGGCTTGTCTTACAGCTACCAGCCGGACCCCAGCGTGCCGATGCCCGAACCGATTGCTGTAGCTGAGGCGTACGTGGACGAGCTCGTGTACGAAATGCACCCCACGAGCACGCTCACCGGAGAACAGGAGACATTCCATTTCGCGCTGGCGGACGGCAGATACAAGGATAACCGGATTCCGCCAAAGGGCTTTCGCATCGCGGACGCCGACACCCGCCTTTGCGTTCCGATGTGGCATGGGGCGCCGGCGCCCGGTTACTTCACTGCCGCCGAGTACGACGGCGGCTACGATGACGTAGCACTCACTATCCCTGCCGGGGCCGACGGCGTCGAGGTCAACCTCTATTACCAGACCACTAGCCGCGAGTACATCGAGTTCCTGCGGGACGAGATCAACGGGGCGGGTAACATTACGCTACCGACGACACCGTTTATTCCCGGCCCGCCCGACCCCGCCAACTACATCATCCAGAGCGACCCCTTCTTCACCGGGCTCAAAGCATGGGGGGATACTATCTGGCAGCTCTGGACGCACACTATGAGCGTGCCCGGCGCGGCGCCCTTCCTTATGGCCCAGGCTATTGTCGGGGCTGGGGGTGGCCCCTGTAACGCGCCCGTCCCGGCCTTGCTCACGGCGACGCCAGGCCATACCCAGGTCGTCCTGACATGGAGCGACGAGCACACCGCTGACCCGGGTGTCGTTGGGTACAACCTGTACTACGATCAGTTGGGCAAGGCACAGCTCATCGCGCAGCTCGGCTTGGTCACTTCATACACGGACGCCGGGCTAACGAACGGACAGCAGTACTCGTACAAGGTAACGTCGCGCTACGCCGCCTGCGAATCGGGGTACAGCAATGTCCTGAGCGCGATCCCCAACAACCAGGGGCAGGCGGTTGTCGGTGTCAACCCGCTTGAGGTGGGGCGATACCAGACCATCGGCAAAGGCCGGCAGAAGACCACCGCTTTCGTTCTCGCTGACCTCTTTACGGCCGGCGAGTTGGTCGTGATCCGCGCCCACGTGGCAGACACGAGCACGGGACTGCCGGTGGCTAGTGCCACCGTGGAACTCGTGGTTGCCGGTCTGGAGACTCCCGTGTTCGCGCCCGGCGCAAGCGACGTCAACGGCATCGCCGAGTTCGCCTGGCAGACGACTGCGCCCAATAAGCGCGGGCAAGGAGGAACCGCCCTCGGTGCTTATACGGCTACGGTGACCAAGGTCGCCGCCGCCGGGTATGCTTGGGACGGCGTGATGACCGCCGCCACGTTTACCTTGCAGTAGTCATTCGTTTCGTCCCCGCTGGTCAGATTGGACGGCACGGCTCGCGATCTTCTGGGTTTTGATCCCGATGTCGCGCGGGAACGTGGCGCTCGAGATCTGCGTACCGCCAGGCTCGTCCGTGTGACGACACCCCCGAGGATTGTCGCTCCACGCATCGTTGCTCAGCCCTGCTTCACTACCGCGACTGCATCCGCCGGGCGATGCCACGCAGAGGGCTCACACGCTCCGTCCGTGGATCACGCCGCGACACGGACGCGCGCGCACTTACTGTGACGCAAACGGTTCGGCCCGCAGGCATTGCCCGAGGCGACGAATGCCGGCCGCGCCCGACGGCATGCAGTCCGGGCGGCGGATTGACAGCGGCAGCACGCGCGCCTATACTCCGCGTGGAGGCGGCAGTGCTCAAGGCGGAACAAGGAATCGTCCTCACCGTCGAAACCGAACGGGCAGGCGCGCAGGAGGTCACCGTCGAAGTCGGCGGCAGGACCGAGCGCGCGCTGAACTATCCCGCTCTCACCCAACCGATATCAGCAGGGGACCGCGTGCTGCTCAACACGACCGCGGTGCGCCTGGGCCTCGGTACCGGCGGCCTGCATTTCGTCATGAAGCGCCTGACCGACGAGGGAACTGAAGAGCCCGAGCCGCAGCAGGAGGCGCCCGGGCATATCATCAAGCTGCGCTACACGCCCCTGCAGTTCTCGTGCATCAGCGCGGAGGAGCAGGACAGCCCGCATCACGCCGTGCTGCGCACCGCCCACGACCTTAGCGGCGCGCCCGTCATCGCATGCCCGTTGCACAGCATGATCGCCCCCGCCGCTGCCGCGGTCAAGGCGGCGTCACCCGCGCTGCGCGTCGCTTATGTGATGACCGACGCCGCCGCGCTGCCGATGCCAGTGAGCCGCCTGGTGCAGCAACTCAAGCAAGCCGACCTCCTCGATGCGAGCGTCACCTGCGGCCAGGCGTTCGGCGGCGACTACGAGGCGATCAACATCTTCTCCGGCCTGCTCACCGCGAGGCTGGTGGCCAAAGCGGATATCATCATCGCAGGGCAGGGCCCGGGCAATGTCGGCACGGGGACGCTGTACGGC
Proteins encoded in this region:
- a CDS encoding Lrp/AsnC family transcriptional regulator: MADSDRAFEERLLKAAQADLPVTQRPFAEVARKHGIEEEELLPALREWMRSGVIRRYGALVSHRKLGYESNAMVVWQVPPERVEQVGDLFAADSDVTHCYERPVAPGLPYNLYTMIHAHTEDECRRKAANLAEVGGVFTYEVLISTREFKKSSPVYGRLPQPGRDNQGVESSE
- a CDS encoding AsnC family transcriptional regulator; this encodes MALDFTDEALLLRLQAGFPLHPRPFRMLGDALNISEDETIERVRRLKAEGYIRAIRATFDVERAGAVSTLAAACVETERIDAVAEALNQYAEVTHNYERTHRYNLWFTVIADSRARIEEVLEDARGQPGVQELVELPMIRRFKISAVFDGRQR
- the hemB gene encoding porphobilinogen synthase; this encodes MGYPTERLRRLRRSPAMRRLVAETTLAPQHFIYPMFVAHGTGVKERIAAMPGQYRWSIDLLGDEARRIAKLGIGGILLFGVPAAKDEVGSEAYADDGIVQQAVRAIRDATSDLLVVTDVCLCEYTSHGHCGVVDDEGGVLNDPTLELLARTALSHARAGADIVAPSDMMDGRVGAIREALDDARLSDTAIMAYSAKYASAFYGPFREAAESAPQFGDRRGYQMDPPNSRQALREVELDIEEGADIVMVKPALAYLDVIGLVGDEFDVPVAAYNVSGEYSMVRAAAARKWIDGRAVTMEILTAIRRAGADIIITYHALEAARWLSGARG
- the cobA gene encoding uroporphyrinogen-III C-methyltransferase, with translation MSEGKVYLVGAGPGDPGLITVRGMEILRTADVVVYDRLANPALLAQCRAGAKLIYVGKGPGGIKQAEINDVLVEEARAGHVVCRLKGGDPFLFGRGGEEASYLVANGISFEVVPGVTSAIAVPAYAGIPVTDRRLASVVAMVSGHPAEDGPGSGPRWSELGGADTIVTLMGVGSLPETVAELLAAGRSPDTPSAVIQQGTTAEQRTIVSPLKRIAQEVAAAGIEPPAIMVVGRVVGLREELAWVERKPLWGLRVLVTRPGHQAEALSRALRDAGAEPVEFPCMKISHLAPTEEGLHALDRSYEWILFVSSNGVSSVAAYLRAAGRDWRAMPAGRIGAVGPGTAAALDAASLRVDFMPSRYTVAALASELPGPLDGKAVLLPGRAVVNPRLGEGLAERGAEVTAWGVYEIVTPEPQTPLAEIVGPRLDIVTLTSGSAARGFVQLGGREAVGNAAVACIGPPTAEAAKGLGLRVDVVAEEHTVRGLVEAIVKHRAHEDA
- the hemC gene encoding hydroxymethylbilane synthase, with product MIRLGTRGSKLALAQAESVADVLTREGAQVEIVIITTTGDRSSSAPTGSATGIFVKELETELLRRRIDLAAHSLKDMPTDLPAGLALGAVLRRASALDALVSRDRGTAIHNLPHEAGIGTSSPRRSAQLLAYRRDLDVRPVRGNVDTRLRKLDAGEFDAIVLAQAGLERLGLAADTRPYVIPPGICLPAPGQGAVAVEVRGDDERMAELLQPLEDAETRACVTAERAFLKALGGGCRAPVGALGTMSANGLRIEGVVVSPDGKDVVRGARDGAADDALAVGQALARDLQERGAGALIEAAR
- a CDS encoding glutamyl-tRNA reductase produces the protein MHILCTGLNHHSAPVEVRERVAFSGERFAAALDDIRSLPGVEQAALLCTCNRTEVYTVGAGDAGACVRAWMIARSGLSPDVVWPHIYEMAGRDAAIHLCCVAGGVDSQVVGESEILGQVKAAMKAAKECGALGRELEKMFSAAVNCGKRARTETGIGRGAFSVGRCAVDKAKRVFGCLDGRAILILGAGKIAEGTARHLRAQGAAPILVANRTHSRAQELARELGGQAMRYDQLAEALVQADIVISSTSAPHFVLLPEQVTEAMRRREGRGLFLIDIAVPRDIDPQVAATPGVHLYNIDDLGGGVEEAAESRAGEVAAAKRIAGEAAEEFWQWLAARQATPLVAALREHFEDAREEQLSKFAAKIESLSPADRKLVEQVTRGVVKRLLHNPTVRLKEELMRGNGHAADALARVFDLDPGSGKAERRR
- a CDS encoding bifunctional precorrin-2 dehydrogenase/sirohydrochlorin ferrochelatase, which produces MPRTNDSSSSGRHYYPVLLDLEGKRCVVIGGGVVAERKVTALLDCGARVVVIAPQVTQAIGDLARQGTIELSSKPYTPGDLAGARMAIAAAPADINAAAADEAKRAGILINVVDDPERCDFIVPAVARRGPVLIAVSSQGASPALSRRLREFIEEQVGPEYGELADLLGRLRPEVMTAGNEETRRRIWAAILDSRVLELLREGRRDEAEREARRCISCAQA
- a CDS encoding fibronectin type III domain-containing protein, yielding MQIRSWPATILPVIAIISAVYFVVSWVAKPVVDDPLVRMPGTQPAQGVNLEAPNRCLNCHGGFNPAVEPGFNWQGSMMAQAARDFLFWSCLTVAAQDSVWALGNPNAVDICERCHFPEGWLGGRSDPPNASAMAGSDFDGVHCDFCHTMYDPFFKTTYLGTREGSDWSGYWDEHLNSGPGSGTLSQLEADATYAEDGTLAAGIRMFSGGPFYIGNLPKYPTYMESGSGQYFVSTSSQKRASFADAAARHQMLYSRYHKSKYFCSTCHDVSNPALANLGKSGLPDQSGGVDLITEQYSAASYFHVERTFSEFRLSDYGQAGGAPGIGPFSPATFETSYATNNIAKCQDCHMRDVVGKACNKQGVPIRPNDSAEHPMSGQPLHDLTGGNAWVSFVLASAVPGSPNHDPVNDQLLNQGPALLTLDMTQGLGIDPVSLLAGVDRSKQQLLLAAAINNVSYDSASGALSFRVQNQTGHKLISGFPEGRRMFVNIRAYSGGSVIYEVNPYDAAAGTLKGLSYSYQPDPSVPMPEPIAVAEAYVDELVYEMHPTSTLTGEQETFHFALADGRYKDNRIPPKGFRIADADTRLCVPMWHGAPAPGYFTAAEYDGGYDDVALTIPAGADGVEVNLYYQTTSREYIEFLRDEINGAGNITLPTTPFIPGPPDPANYIIQSDPFFTGLKAWGDTIWQLWTHTMSVPGAAPFLMAQAIVGAGGGPCNAPVPALLTATPGHTQVVLTWSDEHTADPGVVGYNLYYDQLGKAQLIAQLGLVTSYTDAGLTNGQQYSYKVTSRYAACESGYSNVLSAIPNNQGQAVVGVNPLEVGRYQTIGKGRQKTTAFVLADLFTAGELVVIRAHVADTSTGLPVASATVELVVAGLETPVFAPGASDVNGIAEFAWQTTAPNKRGQGGTALGAYTATVTKVAAAGYAWDGVMTAATFTLQ
- a CDS encoding DUF3866 family protein, producing the protein MLKAEQGIVLTVETERAGAQEVTVEVGGRTERALNYPALTQPISAGDRVLLNTTAVRLGLGTGGLHFVMKRLTDEGTEEPEPQQEAPGHIIKLRYTPLQFSCISAEEQDSPHHAVLRTAHDLSGAPVIACPLHSMIAPAAAAVKAASPALRVAYVMTDAAALPMPVSRLVQQLKQADLLDASVTCGQAFGGDYEAINIFSGLLTARLVAKADIIIAGQGPGNVGTGTLYGFGGIEQGEIINATAVLHGRPVAVLRISFADPRERHQVVSHHSLVALGRVALARAAVIVPEMVEERAEQVRERLEAVEIPARHDVVTQSGEAGLWELARRRVDVKSMGRSIEEDREFFLAASAAGEYAAGLVGG